The DNA segment CACAGCGTGATGGACAGTTTGATAATTTGCCGGGAGCAGGGAAACCTTTGCCACCAGATGAATTTACTCATTATCCAGAAAATATTCGTATGGTTATGCGCGTATTAAAAAACTCAGGTCATGATGCAGAAGCGCAGTTTATTAAAGAAGAAATAAGTGATTTGCAACATCAAATGAAAAAAGCTACGCGACAAGAAAAGACTGAGCTCGAGCAACAGTACAATCAAAAACTCACAAAAATGAATCAACTATTATCTAAAAAAGGAATTAAGACAAATAGTAGTGCTGCTTTTAAACAATATCAATCTCAAATAGACGATAAGTTTAAATGGGATTAAAAAAAGCTGGTAGTCACTCCATATGGAAGTGGCGGCCAGCTTATTTTAGGTGAAACTGCTTTAAATTTGTATACTGAACAACTATTTTAAATTTCTGTGTCTAACTCCGTAGCCTACCAAGGAGTCGGTCTGCCATGGTGTGCTATTCTGTGCTGTTTAAATTTTTTCTTTGAGATCCCATTTCACATGGAATTGAATGACGTTCTTCTTCAGGTCCTTTTCTTCAAAGCATTCGGTCAAAAAACCACCTAGTTTTTGTTGTTGTTGTGCTAAAAAACCTGCCTCTAAGCGAAAGCAACGTTTTTCGATTTGGAGTAAATCAGGTTCTCCTGTTAATTTGTAAAAGGCTTCATTTTTTGTAAGGCGTTCAAGTGTTAACTCACCCCAGCCAGCTTCTTGAAAAAAAGAAGTCGTTTCTTCCATTGAAAACATCTGAAACTTACGAGCTAATTCTTTTCCTGACCAGTATAAAATATCGCTTTCGTGCTTGCCTAGAATTGTAGAAAGCACATGATCCCGAATTAATTCATAACCAAAAGTGGGTACTGTTTTTGTGTCTGTCATTGTCATTTAAATCTCACTTTCTAAATAAATTCGCGTCAAAATTTTTTGAATATAAGAATTTATCATAGGCAAGGTAGAAAAACTATGCAAAATCGAGAATATATCTGCGTTTACTTGTTGTTTCTAGTGCGCTCCCTTGCCTTGACGCTCCCTATTGATGGGAGTACAATAAACATGTCATAATATTGTACCATGATGAGATATGCAGTCAATATTGCTTTCGTAGCATACGAAGGCTTGAATTTGTCTGACTATTTTAAGTACCGAGGGGGTAATAGATTTGTCGAAAGATAGTGATTTTTATTTACGCCGTTTGCATTCTCTACTTGGGATCATTCCGATTGGTTTGTTCTTGACGCAACATTTAGTAATAAACTATTTCGCAACACGAGGCGCAGCGTCATTTGAAACTGCGGCACACTTCATGGAAAATCTTCCGTTCCGCTTGCTTTTAGAGTGGTTTGTGATTTTCTTGCCATTAATGTTCCATGCATTCTATGGTCTCTACATAGGATTCACCGCAAAGAACAATCCAAAACGTTTTGGTACTTTCCGAAACTGGTTGTTTGTTTTGCAACGATTTAGTGGAGTCTTCCTTGTCGTGTTTATCGCATGGCATATTTTTGAAACAAGATTCCAAGCAGCAATTGGTGCAAAAGAAGTTAATTTTAACATGATGGCTGATATTTTAGCGAATCCATTTATGTTTGCTTTCTATGTGGCAGGTGTTGTAGCTGCAACATTCCACTTTGCAAATGGTATTTGGTCATTCCTAGTAAGTTGGGGTATCACTCAATCTCCTAGATCACAACAAATTTCTACTTATGTGACGATAGGGATCTTCTTAGCATTATCTGTAGTCGGCATTCAAGCACTTCTTGCATTCGTGTAAAAAGTTTATTAATTGAAAGCGTTTGACTACTACTAAAAAGAGGAGTGAGGAAAATCATGGCAAAAAGTAAATTGATCGTTGTCGGCGGAGGTTTAGCTGGATTAATGGCTACAATTAAAGCGGCAGAAAAAGGTACACCTGTTGAATTATTTTCAATTGTTCCTGTAAAACGCTCACACTCAGTTTGTGCGCAAGGCGGGATTAACGGAGCTGTAAATACAAAGGGTGAAGGCGATTCAACAGCTAAACACTTTGACGATACAGTATATGGTGGAGATTTCTTAGCAAACCAACCACCTGTACAAGCAATGACTGAAGCAGCACCTAGCATTATTCATTTATTAGACCGTATGGGTGTTATGTTTAACCGTACACCTGAAGGCTTACTTGACTTCCGTCGTTTCGGTGGAACGATGTATCATCGTACAGCATTTGCTGGTGCAACAACTGGCCAACAATTATTATATGCACTAGACGAGCAAGTACGTAAGTTTGAAGTTGAAGGACTTGTGACGAAGTATGAAGGTTGGGAATTCCTTGGGGCTATTCTTGATGACGATGGAGCTTGTCGTGGCGTCATGGCACAAAGCTTAACCACAATGGAAATCCGTGCATTCCGTGGTGATGCTATTATAATGGCTACTGGTGGACCAGGAATCATTTTCGGGAAATCTACAAACTCTATTATCAACACAGGTTCTGCTGCATCAATTATTTATCAACAAGGCGGACATTACGCAAATGGTGAATTCATTCAAATTCATCCTACAGCGATTCCTGGGGATGACAAGCTTCGATTAATGTCTGAATCAGCTCGTGGTGAAGGTGGACGTGTTTGGACGTATAAAGACGGAAAACCTTGGTATTTCCTTGAAGAAAAATATCCAGCTTACGGAAACTTAGTGCCACGTGATATCGCTACTCGTGAAATTTTTGATGTATGTGTTAATCAAAAATTAGGGATTAACGGCGAAAACATGGTGTACTTAGATCTTTCTCACAAAGATCCGAAAGAATTAGATATTAAACTTGGTGGAATCATCGAAATTTATGAGAAATTCATGGGTGACGATCCCCGTAAAGTACCGATGAAAATTTTCCCGGCTGTCCATTACTCAATGGGTGGGTTATGGGTAGATTATGATCAAATGACGAACATTCCTGGTATCTTTGCTGCAGGTGAATGTGATTACTCTCAACATGGTGCAAACCGTTTAGGAGCAAACTCATTACTTTCTGCAATTTACGCTGGAATGGTTGCAGGTCCTAACGCTGTAGATTATATGAGCGCATTAGACAAGCATTCAGAAGATATGCCTTCTACAATTTTCGATGCACACATCGCTGCTGAGCAACAGAAGTGGGATGATACAATGGCATTAGATGGCACTGAAAATGCATATGTCTTGCATAAAGAGCTTGGTGAATGGATGACAGACAACGTAACAGTTGTACGTTACAATGATCGTTTACAAGCAACTGATGAAAAAATTCAAGAACTTCTTGAACGTTATAACAATATTAATATTAACGACACACAAAAATGGTCAAATCAAGGCGCAACATTTACGCGTCAGTTGAAAAACATGCTATACTTGGCTCGCGTAATTACATTGGGTGCACTTAACCGTAATGAGAGCCGTGGCGCTCACTACAAACCAGACTTCCCAGACCGTAACGACGATGAATTCATGAAAACTACGATGGCTAAGTTTGATCCAGCAACTGGTGCACCAATCTTCCATTATGAAGAAATCGATGTTACTCTTATTGCGCCGCGTAAACGTGATTACTCAGCGAAGAAAGGGGATTAATTATACATGAGTGCAGCAACAGCTACTAAAACAGTCGTTCTCGAGATCCTTCGCCAAGATACTACAGATTCTACACCATATTGGGAAAAATTTGAGTTAAATTATCGTCCAAATATGAATGTCATTTCAGCTTTAATGGAAATACGACGTAATCCAGTCAACTCAGACGGTAAACAGACAACACCAGTAAATTGGGATATGAACTGTTTAGAAGAAGTCTGTGGTGCTTGTTCAATGGTGATTAACGGGAGACCTCGTCAATCATGTACAGCTCTTATTGACAAATTGGAGCAACCAGTTCGCTTGGAACCAATGAAAACATTCCCTGTCGTACGCGATCTTATCGTAGACCGTGCACGTATGTTTGATTCATTGAAAAAAGTTAAAGCTTGGGTTCCAATTGATGGTACGTATGACCTTGGAGAAGGTCCACGTATGCCTGAACGCAAACGCCAATGGGCATACGAATTATCAAAATGTATGACGTGTGGAGTATGTTTGGAAGCTTGTCCAAACGTAAACGACAAATCAGACTTTATGGGACCAGCTGTTTTATCACAAGTTCGCCTATTCAATGCGCATCCAACAGGTGCCATGAACAAAGATGAACGTCTTAATGCCCTAATGGGTGAAGGTGGTATCGCTAACTGCGGTAACTCTCAAAACTGTGTAGTTGCATGTCCAAAAGGGATTCCTTTGACAACATCTATCGCAGCTATGAACCGTGACACTTCGGTTCAAATGTTCAAAAACTTCTTCGGAAGCGACCACATGGTTGACTAAAAAGAATTCAAATTTAGTAGCCTCTCGCATTTTTGCGAGAGGCTACTTTTTTGATTCGAGAATTAGGAGGAAATTGGTTAGTTTCCCCAGTCCCGTCGAAAGTTGCCTCAGTCGAGCCGAAAGTTGACCCAATACCGTTGAAAGTTGCCTCAGTCGAACCAGAAGTTGCTCCGGTCGAGCCAAAAGTTGTCCTAGTTCCATCAAAAGTATCAAAGTTTAAACGACATTAGCTTCGATACAATAAATTTAAAGATGTTAAACTCTCGATTAAAACCTTTTCACTTCTTAAGAAAATTTGTTACAATTGCGTTAACAATGAATCGCCATTCACTTTAGAAAAGGGGAGTTATAAATTATGCGTGCATCTTATATTCAAGACCCGGAAAAATGGGCAAGTGGTTTCAATTTTTCAGTACCTGTACAAGTTCGTTTTGGTGAAACGGATATGTTTGGTCATTTGAATAATACATATAATTTTTCTTATTTCGAGTTGGCTCGGATTGAATATTTTAAGCACATCGGTTTGATGAATGATTGGCTTAATCCGAAAGGGACGACTATTCCAGTTGTTGCAGACCTTCAATGTGACTATGTGAAGCAAGTATTCTTTGACGAAAAGCTTCAAATTCATGTGAAAGCTGAGTCTATAGGTAATTCATCGGTTGATATTCATTACCATGCAACAAATAAAAAAGGGGATACAGTTTTCACTGGAAGAGGTTCTATTGTTCAAATTAATAAAACAACGGGAAAAGGTTCAGCGTGGACTGAAAAAGAAAAATCGTTATTCATTCCAAGATAGCCGTGACCTCCGCTAGGCTTTCAACATAAGTTACAAGGAAGAAGGGATAGGAGGGGCATATGTTGTCAGAACGGGCACATCATCGTTCATTATTGACTGGGCGAGAAAGAGAAATATTTCAATTATTAGTTCGTGATTATTCAACGAAAGATATTTCGATTCAATTAAAGATCAGTGAAAAAACCGTAAGAAACCACATCTCCAATACTATTCAAAAGTTAGGTGTATCGGGTAGATCACAAGCTATACTTGAACTTTTACGACTAGGCGAATTATCACTCGACTGAGTAGGTCTTGCCAATTTCCACAAAAAACGTCACAATGGATACAAAGTAACTGTATTCAGGGAGTGGATATTGAACATGACAGAGCAAATTTCGAGAAAACAACACAATCAAGAACAAGTAGCTTTTTTAGAGAAAGAACTTCGATATATTTCAGGAATTATAAAACAAAAAGGCCGACAAATATTA comes from the Paenisporosarcina antarctica genome and includes:
- a CDS encoding acyl-CoA thioesterase, with product MRASYIQDPEKWASGFNFSVPVQVRFGETDMFGHLNNTYNFSYFELARIEYFKHIGLMNDWLNPKGTTIPVVADLQCDYVKQVFFDEKLQIHVKAESIGNSSVDIHYHATNKKGDTVFTGRGSIVQINKTTGKGSAWTEKEKSLFIPR
- a CDS encoding YslB family protein → MTMTDTKTVPTFGYELIRDHVLSTILGKHESDILYWSGKELARKFQMFSMEETTSFFQEAGWGELTLERLTKNEAFYKLTGEPDLLQIEKRCFRLEAGFLAQQQQKLGGFLTECFEEKDLKKNVIQFHVKWDLKEKI
- a CDS encoding succinate dehydrogenase cytochrome b558 subunit, translating into MSKDSDFYLRRLHSLLGIIPIGLFLTQHLVINYFATRGAASFETAAHFMENLPFRLLLEWFVIFLPLMFHAFYGLYIGFTAKNNPKRFGTFRNWLFVLQRFSGVFLVVFIAWHIFETRFQAAIGAKEVNFNMMADILANPFMFAFYVAGVVAATFHFANGIWSFLVSWGITQSPRSQQISTYVTIGIFLALSVVGIQALLAFV
- the sdhA gene encoding succinate dehydrogenase flavoprotein subunit produces the protein MAKSKLIVVGGGLAGLMATIKAAEKGTPVELFSIVPVKRSHSVCAQGGINGAVNTKGEGDSTAKHFDDTVYGGDFLANQPPVQAMTEAAPSIIHLLDRMGVMFNRTPEGLLDFRRFGGTMYHRTAFAGATTGQQLLYALDEQVRKFEVEGLVTKYEGWEFLGAILDDDGACRGVMAQSLTTMEIRAFRGDAIIMATGGPGIIFGKSTNSIINTGSAASIIYQQGGHYANGEFIQIHPTAIPGDDKLRLMSESARGEGGRVWTYKDGKPWYFLEEKYPAYGNLVPRDIATREIFDVCVNQKLGINGENMVYLDLSHKDPKELDIKLGGIIEIYEKFMGDDPRKVPMKIFPAVHYSMGGLWVDYDQMTNIPGIFAAGECDYSQHGANRLGANSLLSAIYAGMVAGPNAVDYMSALDKHSEDMPSTIFDAHIAAEQQKWDDTMALDGTENAYVLHKELGEWMTDNVTVVRYNDRLQATDEKIQELLERYNNININDTQKWSNQGATFTRQLKNMLYLARVITLGALNRNESRGAHYKPDFPDRNDDEFMKTTMAKFDPATGAPIFHYEEIDVTLIAPRKRDYSAKKGD
- the sdhB gene encoding succinate dehydrogenase iron-sulfur subunit — protein: MSAATATKTVVLEILRQDTTDSTPYWEKFELNYRPNMNVISALMEIRRNPVNSDGKQTTPVNWDMNCLEEVCGACSMVINGRPRQSCTALIDKLEQPVRLEPMKTFPVVRDLIVDRARMFDSLKKVKAWVPIDGTYDLGEGPRMPERKRQWAYELSKCMTCGVCLEACPNVNDKSDFMGPAVLSQVRLFNAHPTGAMNKDERLNALMGEGGIANCGNSQNCVVACPKGIPLTTSIAAMNRDTSVQMFKNFFGSDHMVD
- a CDS encoding helix-turn-helix domain-containing protein translates to MLSERAHHRSLLTGREREIFQLLVRDYSTKDISIQLKISEKTVRNHISNTIQKLGVSGRSQAILELLRLGELSLD
- a CDS encoding DnaJ family domain-containing protein, whose product is MNWHIVEDLIKKAQRDGQFDNLPGAGKPLPPDEFTHYPENIRMVMRVLKNSGHDAEAQFIKEEISDLQHQMKKATRQEKTELEQQYNQKLTKMNQLLSKKGIKTNSSAAFKQYQSQIDDKFKWD